ACCTCCGTAAAACACTTTTGCAGCACTTCCGTTAAAAATATTTGACTTTTCGCAGAAAATGTGGACGAGGGTGCAGTAAAGTGTCCCTGCGCAGCTACCCACGCACTTAGATACAGTGGTGTCAACACGCTGCGATCCCCCCACGCAATAACATCATTTCCAAGGAGCCCCACCATGACGAAGACAGCGGACCTGGATGAGCTGTACGAACGCTACAAGACGAAGGCCCAAGCCGTGGGAACGGAAGTTTACCGCTTCGGCACGCGCTACGAGGCGCTGGAGTCACTCATCCCCCTGCTGAAAAAGGAAGGGGTAGCAGACAGCGCCGGTGCCTTTGCGGTTTGTGCTGCCGGTCCTGCCATACGGTCGTGGGAAGGGGCGGAGCTTTCCACCATCCCCGGGGTGCACTTTGAAGTGACGAGGGAGCTCGCGGCGGAGGCGCTGATCGGCATCACCGAGGTCGACTTCGCCCTGGCCGACACCGGCACGCTGGTCCAGGATCAGAGCGCGGTGGAGCAGAGGCTGGCGTCTTCCCTCCCCACCATCCACATCGCCATCCTCGGGACGAATACAATACTCCCGGACAAGGGAGCGCTCATCACCCGGATCAACCCGAGAAAGAGCAGGTTCATCGCCTTCATCACCGGACCGAGCCGCACCGCGGATATTGAACGCGTCTTGACGATAGGGGTACACGGGCCGAAGCGGCTGATCGTCCTCGCCGTAGACGAGTCGGAAGGAGAAACGCTATGAAGAAAGATTTCAAAAGCTCCGTCAGCAAGGCGGTCCACAACGCCACCCTTACCGGCGCGCTCGGCAAATTTTCGGAAGCATACAAGGTAAACCGGCAGAAGGCGTACGAAGGGATCGACTTCGAGACGCTGCGGGAGACGATCGCGGAGCGCAAGTCGTACGCAGCGGCGCACCTCGACCTGATGGCGCAGACCTTCCAGATCAATGCAGAAGCCGCCGGCGCCAAGGTCTTCAGGACGAACGACCCGGAAGAGGTAAAAGCGTATATCCTGAAGGTGGCGCGGGAAAATGACGTGAAGTCGGTCGTGAAGTCGAAGTCGATGGCGAGCGAGGAGATCCACCTAAACGACTATCTGGAGAAAAACGGCATCGAGGTAGGCGAGACCGATCTCGGGGAGTGGATCATCCAGCTTGCCGGGCAGAAACCGTCGCACATGGTCATGCCCGCGATCCACATGACGAAGGAGGAAGTAAGCGAGCTATTCAGCAAGGAAGTGAACGAGCGGCTCACCTCCGACATCCCGCGCCTCGTGGAGGTCGCGCGAAACGAGCTGCGCTCCAAGTTTCTCCGCGCCGACATGGGGATCTCCGGAGCCAACATCGCCGTCGCCGAGACCGGTAGCATTGTCCTTGTGACGAACGAGGGGAATGCGCGACTGGTCACCACCCTTCCCCGCGTACATGTGGCGATAGTAGGGATCGAGAAGTTCGTGGAGAAGTTCGAGGACGTGGTGCCGGTGCTGACCGCGCTCCCCCGAAGCGCGACCGCCCAGTTACTCACCAGCTACGTCTCCATCATCACCGGTCCCGCCCAGAATACCGACGGCTCCATGAAGGACCTGCACATCATCCTCATGGATAACCGCCGCACCGACATGGCCGCCGACGACAAGTTCAAGCAGGCGCTGCAGTGCATCAGGTGCGGTTCCTGCCTCAACGTCTGTCCCGTCTTCCGCCTGGTCGGCGGCCATGTCTTCGGCAGCGTGTACACCGGCGGCATCGGCACCATCCTCACCGCCTGGTTCGAGGAGATGCAGAAGTCCGAAGACATCCAGGGGCTCTGCCTGCAGTGCGGCAACTGCAAGGAAGTGTGCCCGGGGAAGTTGGACATCCCCGACATGATACTGGAGATCCGCCGGCGTCTCGTTTCCCAGAAGGGGCAGACGCTGGTGCAGAAGTCGATCTTCTCCGTGGTGAACAACAGGAAGCTCTTCCATAGCATGCTGCGCACCGCGTCCCTTGCCGGCAAGCCCTTTACCTCCGGCGGATTCATCAGGCACCTCCCCTTCTTCCTTTCCGAGCTCACGGAGATGCGCAGCCTTCCCGCAATAGCCGCAGAGCCGTTCCGTGACCGCTTTGAAAAGATCGCCCAGCCAAAGCAGAAGGAAAAGATCGCCTTCTACGCCGGGTGCCTCATCGACTTCGCCTACCCCGAGATGGGAGAGGCGCTGGTAAAGATACTGAACAAGGCGGGATTCGAGGTCATCTTCCCGCAGGAGCAGACCTGCTGCGGCGCACCGGCGCTCTATAACGGCGCGTGGGATGTGGCGGCGCAAAACGCCATCGACAACATAAAGGCGCTCACCGCGACCGACGTGAGCTACGTCGTCTCCGCCTGCCCGACCTGCACCGTGGCGCTGAAACATGAGTTTTTGAAGACGCTCGATGTCGAGAAAAAGACGGAGTGGGTCGCCCAGGCGCAGAAGCTCGCCGACAAGTCCATCGACTTCTCCACGCTGGTGAAGAAACTGGTGGACGACGGGCGGCTGAATATCGCGGAAGGGGTGGAGCTCGGGAAGATTACCTATCACGACTCCTGCCATCTGAAGAGGACGCTGAGGGTATCGGAGCAGCCAAGGGAGCTCCTGCAGAAGGCCGGGTTCGAACTGAGCGAGATGTTTGAATGCGACATGTGCTGCGGCATGGGCGGGTCGTACTCGCTGAAGCTGCCGGAGATTTCGGCACCGATCCTGGAGCGGAAGCTGAAGAACATAAAGGAGACCGGCGCCGGCACCGTCGCCATGGACTGCCCCGGATGCGTGCTGCAGATCAGGGGGGGCTTTGACAAGGAAGGCGGGAAGGTCACCGTGAAGCACACGGTGGAGCTCCTGGCGGAGCGGTTGAAGTAGTGGTTGGCTCCGCCGTCGCCGCGGCGGGAGTCAGATGAAAGAGAGAGGCCGGGGGAGCAATAGCTCACCCCGGCCTTTTTTTTTGTTTGTTCGACAATTCCGGCGGAAGGGTGTTGTGTCCCTTCGCAAAGGACTAGCCATTACGTTCCCCCCTTTGCGAAGGGGGGGCAGGGGGGATTTGCTTTTCCAGCCGATAGTCAGGACTCCAGAGGGAAGAGGTTCAGCGGTCGCAACCGGAAACGCCGGTGGTGATCAAGGAACTGTAGGCCGGGATAAACCGCAGGCGTTCCCGGCATCGGCGCAGCCGAACCGTGCTGCACCCAAGTTGCGGGAAACGCTCCGCTTATTCCGGCATACATTCTGGCTGCCAAAGCCTAGCAAGGAGAAATCCCCCCTGTCCCCCCTTCGCAAAGGGGGGAACGCGGGTTCTCCTGCAGTCCTTCGTGGCGACAGTCGAAGAACCACCCCAAGACGCAACAGCTCTACCCCATGCTCCCCATGCTCCCCAGCGCGAAGATATTCCCGGGCTGGTACGGCGGTGGCGCTCCCAGATACATCAGCGCTGTCTGTCCCTTAACGGAAAATCCTCGAGAACTCAGCAGCTGTGCCGCCGCATGGTTCCCCGCAGGGACATCGAGAAATACCCGTCCCTGAGCCGCGCCGAGCGCGGCGTCCAGCAGACTCGGCGCCTGCGCCGGGATCACGCACCCCCACGGGCCGATCTGCACCCCACTACCCCACCGCTGCTTGCAGAGAAACGCTCCAGAGGTGGAAAGAAGCGCTCCGCGACTGCTGGCAAGCTGCAGCAGCCGATCCCGCCTGTCCCCCCATCCCGCCCGATCGATGGCACGCAGCCACTCGAGATCGAGCGGCGCGGCCGGCGGTGCTGCGTTTCCCTTCCCCTCCCCTACCCACCGCTGCACAGTATCCACCTGCATAAACCCGAGCCTGCGATACAACTCCGCACCCTGCTGCGACGCGGTAAGCCACACGGTTTCGACACCTGCGTGCAGAAGCGCCAGAACAGCCGCCTGCATCAGCGTCCTGCCGATCCCTTTCCGTCGCATTTCAGGGACCACCAGAAGGTTCCCGATCCAGCCGCTCTTCCCGTAGCCGATGGAGGTGACAAATCCTCCCGCGCCCCCGTTCTCGCGCCAGACCCGGCACCCCTGCCCAAA
The DNA window shown above is from Geomonas sp. RF6 and carries:
- the ldhH gene encoding L-lactate dehydrogenase (quinone) large subunit LdhH → MKKDFKSSVSKAVHNATLTGALGKFSEAYKVNRQKAYEGIDFETLRETIAERKSYAAAHLDLMAQTFQINAEAAGAKVFRTNDPEEVKAYILKVARENDVKSVVKSKSMASEEIHLNDYLEKNGIEVGETDLGEWIIQLAGQKPSHMVMPAIHMTKEEVSELFSKEVNERLTSDIPRLVEVARNELRSKFLRADMGISGANIAVAETGSIVLVTNEGNARLVTTLPRVHVAIVGIEKFVEKFEDVVPVLTALPRSATAQLLTSYVSIITGPAQNTDGSMKDLHIILMDNRRTDMAADDKFKQALQCIRCGSCLNVCPVFRLVGGHVFGSVYTGGIGTILTAWFEEMQKSEDIQGLCLQCGNCKEVCPGKLDIPDMILEIRRRLVSQKGQTLVQKSIFSVVNNRKLFHSMLRTASLAGKPFTSGGFIRHLPFFLSELTEMRSLPAIAAEPFRDRFEKIAQPKQKEKIAFYAGCLIDFAYPEMGEALVKILNKAGFEVIFPQEQTCCGAPALYNGAWDVAAQNAIDNIKALTATDVSYVVSACPTCTVALKHEFLKTLDVEKKTEWVAQAQKLADKSIDFSTLVKKLVDDGRLNIAEGVELGKITYHDSCHLKRTLRVSEQPRELLQKAGFELSEMFECDMCCGMGGSYSLKLPEISAPILERKLKNIKETGAGTVAMDCPGCVLQIRGGFDKEGGKVTVKHTVELLAERLK
- a CDS encoding LutC/YkgG family protein; protein product: MTKTADLDELYERYKTKAQAVGTEVYRFGTRYEALESLIPLLKKEGVADSAGAFAVCAAGPAIRSWEGAELSTIPGVHFEVTRELAAEALIGITEVDFALADTGTLVQDQSAVEQRLASSLPTIHIAILGTNTILPDKGALITRINPRKSRFIAFITGPSRTADIERVLTIGVHGPKRLIVLAVDESEGETL
- a CDS encoding GNAT family N-acetyltransferase encodes the protein MGAEAFTAADIPSFLTLAEREGWICEAWELEFLLATFGQGCRVWRENGGAGGFVTSIGYGKSGWIGNLLVVPEMRRKGIGRTLMQAAVLALLHAGVETVWLTASQQGAELYRRLGFMQVDTVQRWVGEGKGNAAPPAAPLDLEWLRAIDRAGWGDRRDRLLQLASSRGALLSTSGAFLCKQRWGSGVQIGPWGCVIPAQAPSLLDAALGAAQGRVFLDVPAGNHAAAQLLSSRGFSVKGQTALMYLGAPPPYQPGNIFALGSMGSMG